The following proteins come from a genomic window of Paenibacillus sp. CAA11:
- a CDS encoding ArsR/SmtB family transcription factor: MDANIQQFKAEFFKALAHPMRIRILEVLSEGERNVNELQALLGSEGSAVSQQLAVLRSKNLVNSAKEGTSVIYSLRDPLIKDLLAVARQIFNNHLVEAISLLEVMKEN; the protein is encoded by the coding sequence ATGGATGCAAATATTCAGCAGTTCAAAGCGGAATTCTTCAAGGCCCTTGCGCATCCGATGCGTATTCGAATTCTTGAAGTCCTGAGCGAGGGAGAGCGAAATGTGAATGAGCTTCAAGCCCTGCTCGGGTCTGAGGGATCAGCCGTATCACAGCAGCTGGCGGTTTTGCGGTCCAAGAATCTGGTCAACAGTGCCAAGGAAGGGACCTCTGTCATCTACTCTCTCCGGGACCCTCTGATCAAAGATCTGCTTGCTGTAGCAAGACAAATTTTTAACAACCATTTGGTTGAGGCCATTTCGCTGCTGGAAGTTATGAAAGAGAACTAA